The proteins below are encoded in one region of Misgurnus anguillicaudatus chromosome 24, ASM2758022v2, whole genome shotgun sequence:
- the tfdp2 gene encoding transcription factor Dp-2 isoform X4 — MILSTPQRVPHPGNILISSPFTPHTTPIAMVTQPHPPEGNEWTPGNKKRTHDYMDSYYSDRDGLCSIDSSSSKRMKRADKNGKGLRHFSMKVCEKVQKKGTTSYNEVADELVAEFTHASSLMPADSQVYDQKNIRRRVYDALNVLMAMNIISKEKKEIRWIGLPTNSAQECRNLELEKQKRLERIRQKRAQLEELILQQIAFKNLVQRNQANEASSHSAPPQGSVIQLPFIILNTDVRTVIDCSISSDKCEYLFNFDNTFEIHDDVEILKRMGMSLGLENGTCSPENLSLAKSLVPKSLEAYVLGMARNSNRTPLSHTSTAPSHTSESRGQTPSSFNEEEDDDDEDDDNPSSPE, encoded by the exons ATG ATTTTAAGCACACCACAGAGAGTGCCTCATCCTGGAAATATCCTCATCAGTAGCCCGTTTACGCCTCACACGACACCAATTGCCATGGTTACACAACCACACCCTCCCGAGGGCAACGAGTGGACCCCGGG GAACAAGAAAAGGACACATGACTACATGGATTCCTATTACTCAGACAG gGACGGACTGTGTTCGATTGATTCCTCATCAAG TAAGAGAATGAAGAGAGCAGATAAGAATGGTAAAGGTCTGAGACACTTCTCTATGAAGGTATGCGAGAAGGTACAAAAGAAGGGCACCACATCATACAACGAAGTGGCCGATGAGCTGGTGGCCGAGTTCACCCATGCCAGCAGTCTGATGCCCGCTGACTCG CAGGTGTACGACCAGAAGAACATTCGGAGACGTGTATATGATGCGCTCAACGTGTTGATGGCCATGAACATCATCTCTAAAGAAAAGAAGGAGATACGCTGGATTGGCCTGCCCACAAATTCAGCCCAAGAGTGCCGAAACCTAGAG CTGGAAAAACAGAAGCGTTTGGAAAGAATTCGGCAGAAAAGGGCCCAGCTAGAGGAGCTAATATTACAG CAGATCGCCTTTAAGAATCTGGTGCAGAGGAACCAGGCCAACGAAGCGTCGTCACATTCGGCTCCCCCTCAAGGATCTGTCATTCAGCTTCCCTTTATCATCCTCAACACAGACGTACGCACCGTCATCGACTGCTCCATCTCTAGTGATAA GTGTGAATACCTCTTTAACTTTGACAACACATTTGAGATCCATGACGATGTTGAGATCCTGAAGCGAATGGGCATGTCTCTGGGGCTTGAGAACGGCACATGCTCTCCAGAGAACCTCAGTTTGGCCAAATCTCTAGTGCCCAAATCCCTGGAAGCTTATGTCCTTG GAATGGCCAGAAACTCCAACAGAACACCTCTCAGCCACACAAG caCTGCCCCTTCACACACCTCAGAGTCTCGGGGTCAAACGCCCAGCTCCTTCAATGAGGAAGAGGACGACGACGATGAAGACGATGACAATCCCTCTTCCCCAGAGTGA
- the tfdp2 gene encoding transcription factor Dp-2 isoform X1: MMANTVGAAALCGDLKVFLNQNLTKGNISLVTPSSYSPASKITLGTVNSNVGAQMILSTPQRVPHPGNILISSPFTPHTTPIAMVTQPHPPEGNEWTPGNKKRTHDYMDSYYSDRDGLCSIDSSSSKRMKRADKNGKGLRHFSMKVCEKVQKKGTTSYNEVADELVAEFTHASSLMPADSQVYDQKNIRRRVYDALNVLMAMNIISKEKKEIRWIGLPTNSAQECRNLELEKQKRLERIRQKRAQLEELILQQIAFKNLVQRNQANEASSHSAPPQGSVIQLPFIILNTDVRTVIDCSISSDKCEYLFNFDNTFEIHDDVEILKRMGMSLGLENGTCSPENLSLAKSLVPKSLEAYVLGMARNSNRTPLSHTSTAPSHTSESRGQTPSSFNEEEDDDDEDDDNPSSPE, encoded by the exons GTTGGCGCTGCAGCTCTGTGTGGAGATCTCAAGGTCTTTCTGAACCAAAACCTCACCAAAG GCAACATTTCTCTGGTAACACCATCCAGCTACAGCCCAGCCTCCAAGATCACACTAGGAACGGTCAATTCCAATGTGGGAGCCCAGATG ATTTTAAGCACACCACAGAGAGTGCCTCATCCTGGAAATATCCTCATCAGTAGCCCGTTTACGCCTCACACGACACCAATTGCCATGGTTACACAACCACACCCTCCCGAGGGCAACGAGTGGACCCCGGG GAACAAGAAAAGGACACATGACTACATGGATTCCTATTACTCAGACAG gGACGGACTGTGTTCGATTGATTCCTCATCAAG TAAGAGAATGAAGAGAGCAGATAAGAATGGTAAAGGTCTGAGACACTTCTCTATGAAGGTATGCGAGAAGGTACAAAAGAAGGGCACCACATCATACAACGAAGTGGCCGATGAGCTGGTGGCCGAGTTCACCCATGCCAGCAGTCTGATGCCCGCTGACTCG CAGGTGTACGACCAGAAGAACATTCGGAGACGTGTATATGATGCGCTCAACGTGTTGATGGCCATGAACATCATCTCTAAAGAAAAGAAGGAGATACGCTGGATTGGCCTGCCCACAAATTCAGCCCAAGAGTGCCGAAACCTAGAG CTGGAAAAACAGAAGCGTTTGGAAAGAATTCGGCAGAAAAGGGCCCAGCTAGAGGAGCTAATATTACAG CAGATCGCCTTTAAGAATCTGGTGCAGAGGAACCAGGCCAACGAAGCGTCGTCACATTCGGCTCCCCCTCAAGGATCTGTCATTCAGCTTCCCTTTATCATCCTCAACACAGACGTACGCACCGTCATCGACTGCTCCATCTCTAGTGATAA GTGTGAATACCTCTTTAACTTTGACAACACATTTGAGATCCATGACGATGTTGAGATCCTGAAGCGAATGGGCATGTCTCTGGGGCTTGAGAACGGCACATGCTCTCCAGAGAACCTCAGTTTGGCCAAATCTCTAGTGCCCAAATCCCTGGAAGCTTATGTCCTTG GAATGGCCAGAAACTCCAACAGAACACCTCTCAGCCACACAAG caCTGCCCCTTCACACACCTCAGAGTCTCGGGGTCAAACGCCCAGCTCCTTCAATGAGGAAGAGGACGACGACGATGAAGACGATGACAATCCCTCTTCCCCAGAGTGA
- the tfdp2 gene encoding transcription factor Dp-2 isoform X2 codes for MMANTVGAAALCGDLKVFLNQNLTKGNISLVTPSSYSPASKITLGTVNSNVGAQMILSTPQRVPHPGNILISSPFTPHTTPIAMVTQPHPPEGNEWTPGNKKRTHDYMDSYYSDRDGLCSIDSSSSKRMKRADKNGKGLRHFSMKVCEKVQKKGTTSYNEVADELVAEFTHASSLMPADSVYDQKNIRRRVYDALNVLMAMNIISKEKKEIRWIGLPTNSAQECRNLELEKQKRLERIRQKRAQLEELILQQIAFKNLVQRNQANEASSHSAPPQGSVIQLPFIILNTDVRTVIDCSISSDKCEYLFNFDNTFEIHDDVEILKRMGMSLGLENGTCSPENLSLAKSLVPKSLEAYVLGMARNSNRTPLSHTSTAPSHTSESRGQTPSSFNEEEDDDDEDDDNPSSPE; via the exons GTTGGCGCTGCAGCTCTGTGTGGAGATCTCAAGGTCTTTCTGAACCAAAACCTCACCAAAG GCAACATTTCTCTGGTAACACCATCCAGCTACAGCCCAGCCTCCAAGATCACACTAGGAACGGTCAATTCCAATGTGGGAGCCCAGATG ATTTTAAGCACACCACAGAGAGTGCCTCATCCTGGAAATATCCTCATCAGTAGCCCGTTTACGCCTCACACGACACCAATTGCCATGGTTACACAACCACACCCTCCCGAGGGCAACGAGTGGACCCCGGG GAACAAGAAAAGGACACATGACTACATGGATTCCTATTACTCAGACAG gGACGGACTGTGTTCGATTGATTCCTCATCAAG TAAGAGAATGAAGAGAGCAGATAAGAATGGTAAAGGTCTGAGACACTTCTCTATGAAGGTATGCGAGAAGGTACAAAAGAAGGGCACCACATCATACAACGAAGTGGCCGATGAGCTGGTGGCCGAGTTCACCCATGCCAGCAGTCTGATGCCCGCTGACTCG GTGTACGACCAGAAGAACATTCGGAGACGTGTATATGATGCGCTCAACGTGTTGATGGCCATGAACATCATCTCTAAAGAAAAGAAGGAGATACGCTGGATTGGCCTGCCCACAAATTCAGCCCAAGAGTGCCGAAACCTAGAG CTGGAAAAACAGAAGCGTTTGGAAAGAATTCGGCAGAAAAGGGCCCAGCTAGAGGAGCTAATATTACAG CAGATCGCCTTTAAGAATCTGGTGCAGAGGAACCAGGCCAACGAAGCGTCGTCACATTCGGCTCCCCCTCAAGGATCTGTCATTCAGCTTCCCTTTATCATCCTCAACACAGACGTACGCACCGTCATCGACTGCTCCATCTCTAGTGATAA GTGTGAATACCTCTTTAACTTTGACAACACATTTGAGATCCATGACGATGTTGAGATCCTGAAGCGAATGGGCATGTCTCTGGGGCTTGAGAACGGCACATGCTCTCCAGAGAACCTCAGTTTGGCCAAATCTCTAGTGCCCAAATCCCTGGAAGCTTATGTCCTTG GAATGGCCAGAAACTCCAACAGAACACCTCTCAGCCACACAAG caCTGCCCCTTCACACACCTCAGAGTCTCGGGGTCAAACGCCCAGCTCCTTCAATGAGGAAGAGGACGACGACGATGAAGACGATGACAATCCCTCTTCCCCAGAGTGA
- the tfdp2 gene encoding transcription factor Dp-2 isoform X3, which translates to MEVLVLPLRKQTGNISLVTPSSYSPASKITLGTVNSNVGAQMILSTPQRVPHPGNILISSPFTPHTTPIAMVTQPHPPEGNEWTPGNKKRTHDYMDSYYSDRDGLCSIDSSSSKRMKRADKNGKGLRHFSMKVCEKVQKKGTTSYNEVADELVAEFTHASSLMPADSQVYDQKNIRRRVYDALNVLMAMNIISKEKKEIRWIGLPTNSAQECRNLELEKQKRLERIRQKRAQLEELILQQIAFKNLVQRNQANEASSHSAPPQGSVIQLPFIILNTDVRTVIDCSISSDKCEYLFNFDNTFEIHDDVEILKRMGMSLGLENGTCSPENLSLAKSLVPKSLEAYVLGMARNSNRTPLSHTSTAPSHTSESRGQTPSSFNEEEDDDDEDDDNPSSPE; encoded by the exons ATGGAAGTACTCGTTCTCCCACTTCGGAAACAAACAG GCAACATTTCTCTGGTAACACCATCCAGCTACAGCCCAGCCTCCAAGATCACACTAGGAACGGTCAATTCCAATGTGGGAGCCCAGATG ATTTTAAGCACACCACAGAGAGTGCCTCATCCTGGAAATATCCTCATCAGTAGCCCGTTTACGCCTCACACGACACCAATTGCCATGGTTACACAACCACACCCTCCCGAGGGCAACGAGTGGACCCCGGG GAACAAGAAAAGGACACATGACTACATGGATTCCTATTACTCAGACAG gGACGGACTGTGTTCGATTGATTCCTCATCAAG TAAGAGAATGAAGAGAGCAGATAAGAATGGTAAAGGTCTGAGACACTTCTCTATGAAGGTATGCGAGAAGGTACAAAAGAAGGGCACCACATCATACAACGAAGTGGCCGATGAGCTGGTGGCCGAGTTCACCCATGCCAGCAGTCTGATGCCCGCTGACTCG CAGGTGTACGACCAGAAGAACATTCGGAGACGTGTATATGATGCGCTCAACGTGTTGATGGCCATGAACATCATCTCTAAAGAAAAGAAGGAGATACGCTGGATTGGCCTGCCCACAAATTCAGCCCAAGAGTGCCGAAACCTAGAG CTGGAAAAACAGAAGCGTTTGGAAAGAATTCGGCAGAAAAGGGCCCAGCTAGAGGAGCTAATATTACAG CAGATCGCCTTTAAGAATCTGGTGCAGAGGAACCAGGCCAACGAAGCGTCGTCACATTCGGCTCCCCCTCAAGGATCTGTCATTCAGCTTCCCTTTATCATCCTCAACACAGACGTACGCACCGTCATCGACTGCTCCATCTCTAGTGATAA GTGTGAATACCTCTTTAACTTTGACAACACATTTGAGATCCATGACGATGTTGAGATCCTGAAGCGAATGGGCATGTCTCTGGGGCTTGAGAACGGCACATGCTCTCCAGAGAACCTCAGTTTGGCCAAATCTCTAGTGCCCAAATCCCTGGAAGCTTATGTCCTTG GAATGGCCAGAAACTCCAACAGAACACCTCTCAGCCACACAAG caCTGCCCCTTCACACACCTCAGAGTCTCGGGGTCAAACGCCCAGCTCCTTCAATGAGGAAGAGGACGACGACGATGAAGACGATGACAATCCCTCTTCCCCAGAGTGA